A genome region from Nitrosopumilus sp. includes the following:
- a CDS encoding aminodeoxychorismate/anthranilate synthase component II — MKFLIIDNYDSFVYNIAQYLGELQVECDVIRNNKITLDEIKKRDYDAIIISPGPGTPEDKKYFGICSDVIKKLGPQIPILGVCLGHQGIIDAFGGKVVNAGCVRHGKTSPVDHTNSKLFKGVNNPFRATRYHSLVGDKTVIPDILQVTAVAADDGEVMAIQHKKYLIQGVQFHPESIMTEDGKKILENFIKQVKEKKK; from the coding sequence TTGAAATTTCTAATAATTGATAATTATGATTCATTTGTGTACAACATTGCACAGTATCTGGGAGAGTTACAAGTAGAGTGCGATGTAATCAGAAATAACAAGATTACTCTAGATGAAATCAAAAAAAGAGATTATGATGCAATAATAATCTCTCCAGGTCCTGGCACTCCTGAAGATAAAAAATACTTTGGAATCTGCAGTGATGTGATAAAAAAATTAGGACCTCAAATACCGATACTAGGAGTATGTCTAGGACATCAAGGAATTATTGATGCGTTTGGTGGTAAAGTGGTAAATGCAGGATGTGTACGACACGGTAAGACGAGTCCAGTTGACCATACGAATTCAAAACTATTCAAAGGCGTGAATAATCCATTTAGAGCTACGCGTTATCATAGTTTAGTTGGAGACAAAACAGTGATACCAGATATACTGCAAGTCACTGCAGTAGCAGCTGATGATGGAGAAGTGATGGCAATACAACACAAAAAGTATCTAATTCAAGGAGTACAGTTTCATCCAGAATCAATAATGACTGAAGATGGAAAAAAGATTCTTGAAAATTTTATCAAACAAGTAAAGGAGAAAAAGAAATGA
- a CDS encoding anthranilate synthase component I family protein: MDTFGKTHAKVIPLDFPENQFQIYNKISRNYSHSFLFESLTGPEVLAETSVMGFDPKIIFKGFSDRVEITQNNNLKIIQTTDPFEELKKLLGKSDDQSYRYLGGAVGVVNYDAIRLVENIKDSHNSPQPLMEFGIYDDGILYDNLHKKLFYFYHDENRFDKLIISNYSFGEFHSSEVRPNMDEKKFSEIVNKAKKYIHDGDIFQVVLSRKFAFDVSGDSLTLYKTLRNLNPSPYMYHLKQHDKTIIGASPEMLVRITDDKVETFPIAGTRKITDDEEKNSLLAEDLIHDEKELAEHTMLVDLGRNDIGRVCKYGTVHPESLMEIKRFSHVQHIVSHVVGNLAPENDMFDAFQAVFPAGTVSGAPKVRAMEIIDELETEARGPYAGAVGYFSYNGCCDFAIAIRSIFIKDNKGFVQSGAGIVSDSIAQNEFKETEHKAGAMLQALNEASS; the protein is encoded by the coding sequence GTGGACACCTTTGGAAAGACTCATGCAAAAGTAATACCACTAGATTTTCCTGAAAACCAATTTCAAATTTACAATAAAATTTCAAGAAATTATTCACATTCATTTCTCTTTGAATCGCTTACTGGTCCAGAAGTTCTAGCTGAAACATCAGTGATGGGTTTTGATCCAAAAATAATCTTCAAGGGATTTTCAGACAGAGTGGAAATAACTCAAAACAATAATCTAAAGATCATCCAAACCACAGACCCTTTTGAAGAGTTAAAGAAATTGTTGGGTAAGTCAGATGATCAAAGTTATCGATATCTCGGTGGTGCAGTAGGGGTTGTAAATTATGATGCAATAAGACTGGTTGAAAATATCAAAGACTCTCACAATTCACCACAACCATTAATGGAGTTTGGAATTTATGATGATGGTATATTGTATGATAATTTGCACAAAAAATTATTTTATTTTTATCATGATGAGAATCGATTTGACAAATTAATCATTAGCAATTACTCTTTTGGAGAGTTTCATTCAAGTGAGGTGAGACCAAACATGGACGAAAAAAAATTCTCTGAAATTGTAAACAAGGCAAAAAAATACATTCACGATGGTGACATTTTTCAAGTAGTATTGTCTAGAAAATTTGCATTTGATGTCAGTGGAGATTCTTTAACATTGTATAAAACATTACGAAATCTAAATCCATCGCCTTACATGTATCATCTAAAACAACATGACAAAACAATTATCGGTGCATCCCCTGAAATGTTAGTTAGAATAACAGATGATAAAGTAGAAACATTCCCAATTGCGGGAACTAGAAAAATCACTGATGATGAGGAGAAAAATAGTTTGCTAGCTGAGGATCTAATTCATGATGAAAAAGAATTGGCGGAACACACCATGCTTGTAGACTTGGGTAGAAATGATATTGGAAGAGTATGCAAGTATGGAACAGTTCACCCCGAGTCTCTAATGGAAATTAAACGATTTAGTCACGTTCAGCATATTGTTAGTCATGTTGTAGGTAATTTAGCACCTGAAAACGACATGTTTGATGCATTTCAGGCAGTATTTCCAGCAGGAACAGTATCTGGGGCTCCAAAGGTTCGAGCCATGGAGATAATCGATGAATTGGAAACAGAAGCAAGAGGACCCTATGCGGGAGCAGTTGGTTATTTTTCTTACAACGGATGCTGTGATTTTGCAATTGCAATTAGAAGCATATTCATCAAAGACAACAAGGGATTTGTGCAATCAGGGGCAGGCATAGTGTCAGATTCTATTGCCCAAAACGAATTCAAAGAAACAGAACACAAAGCAGGAGCTATGCTTCAGGCATTAAATGAGGCATCAAGTTGA
- a CDS encoding multicopper oxidase domain-containing protein, with the protein MTSTIKPIWYIVIGVIIGVGSASFYFIDMANSNIIIQAEDQQIHAAGITENDIYPRADNPNPQKRNYTLIAQDAEIEVSKGVKAMVWTYNGTVPAPTLRFDEGDEVEVKFVNDTPYAHTIHFHGTHNSANDGVFPMINPGEEYTYSFKAHEAGFFMYHCHAFPTTEHVRMGMFGAMIIDPVHHDMEPAREYLFVLSEFDPDDPLATFTKFYPINGYANQYMDNPIQVVEDELARFYVMGIGGVLQSPFHVHSTIFKVWPSGILWNEPYYAQTHLIGNGDTAIIEAKWSESGRYLFHVHGIQEERGSMAMLDVLEDDSKLVSIEQPSNIPGSKSMIPWQEDLLYKLEDPQIITYDDLGSAGVPISTHGAVSADKVSIVKDSWNPEITESYAPIAVKVEPGTTITWTNDDIVIHTVTEQESTLFDSGFIQAGADWDHTFNESGEYNYYCTLHPWMKGAVLVI; encoded by the coding sequence ATGACCAGTACGATAAAGCCAATCTGGTATATCGTTATTGGTGTAATAATTGGCGTAGGTTCTGCATCATTTTATTTTATTGACATGGCAAATTCCAACATAATTATTCAGGCAGAGGATCAACAGATTCATGCCGCAGGAATAACTGAAAATGACATTTATCCAAGGGCTGATAATCCAAATCCGCAAAAACGAAACTATACCTTAATTGCACAAGATGCAGAAATTGAGGTATCAAAGGGAGTCAAGGCAATGGTCTGGACATACAACGGAACAGTTCCTGCACCAACATTGAGATTTGATGAGGGTGATGAGGTTGAGGTCAAATTCGTAAATGATACACCATATGCACACACTATTCACTTTCATGGAACTCACAACTCTGCAAATGATGGAGTGTTCCCAATGATCAATCCAGGAGAAGAGTACACTTACTCCTTCAAGGCACATGAGGCAGGATTCTTTATGTATCATTGTCATGCGTTTCCTACAACAGAACATGTAAGAATGGGAATGTTCGGAGCAATGATAATTGATCCAGTTCATCACGACATGGAGCCTGCAAGAGAATACCTCTTTGTATTAAGTGAGTTTGATCCAGATGATCCACTTGCAACGTTCACAAAATTTTATCCTATCAACGGGTATGCAAACCAGTACATGGATAATCCGATTCAGGTAGTAGAAGATGAGCTTGCTCGATTCTACGTTATGGGAATAGGTGGCGTTTTGCAATCCCCATTCCATGTTCATAGCACAATCTTCAAGGTCTGGCCTTCAGGTATTCTTTGGAACGAGCCGTATTATGCACAGACTCATTTGATTGGAAACGGTGACACTGCAATAATTGAGGCCAAGTGGTCCGAATCTGGCAGGTATCTCTTCCACGTTCATGGAATACAAGAAGAGCGTGGCTCCATGGCAATGCTTGACGTGCTAGAAGATGATTCTAAACTAGTATCAATAGAGCAGCCTAGCAATATTCCTGGAAGCAAGTCGATGATTCCATGGCAAGAAGATTTACTGTACAAATTAGAAGATCCTCAAATCATTACATATGATGATTTGGGGTCTGCAGGAGTGCCCATTTCAACGCATGGTGCTGTATCTGCAGACAAGGTATCAATTGTCAAGGATTCTTGGAATCCAGAGATTACAGAATCCTATGCACCAATTGCAGTAAAGGTGGAACCTGGCACCACGATAACTTGGACTAATGATGATATTGTTATCCATACTGTAACTGAGCAGGAATCTACATTATTTGATTCAGGATTTATTCAGGCAGGTGCAGACTGGGACCATACATTTAACGAGTCTGGCGAATACAACTATTACTGTACGCTTCATCCTTGGATGAAAGGTGCAGTTCTAGTTATTTAG
- a CDS encoding nitroreductase family protein, producing MKFTTVEPAYTSKQGCRLIWKGTDEDDSDTIILNKEDLDSLVEILKEDTTGTVTLEDQVSTILVNSDVTLFTLQGHTLLEADTFELQKQILEYAKIPHEPQYVYISSKQFYPSVWIRENKDKKEKKSSSDISGKQITHQSLVHAILNSNPEKKEESHSESDVFRIFASRRSTRKFTKTKIEDWKIDKILAAADTAPTAGNFQGLKIYYVKNNTTKEALVEAANKQPYVNAPVVLVFCMDPSRVKLKFPPNILEKFSMQDATLAASYAQIAAAGLGLSSIWIGMIDEEKVKSILGTDLRPSSILCIGYPDKKRPPKSRRKLKELIEVIE from the coding sequence ATGAAATTTACTACAGTAGAACCAGCTTATACCTCAAAACAAGGATGTAGATTGATATGGAAAGGAACTGATGAAGATGATTCTGATACCATAATACTTAACAAAGAGGATTTGGATTCTCTTGTTGAGATTTTAAAAGAAGATACAACAGGAACAGTTACACTTGAAGATCAAGTCAGCACCATTCTTGTAAATTCAGATGTTACTCTGTTTACATTACAGGGACACACACTGCTTGAGGCTGACACGTTTGAGCTCCAAAAACAAATCCTGGAATACGCCAAAATCCCACATGAGCCGCAATACGTCTACATTAGCTCAAAACAATTCTATCCATCTGTTTGGATCAGAGAAAATAAGGATAAAAAAGAAAAAAAATCGTCGTCTGATATTTCTGGAAAACAAATAACCCATCAATCTTTGGTGCATGCTATCCTGAATTCAAACCCCGAAAAGAAAGAAGAATCACATTCAGAATCTGACGTGTTCAGGATATTTGCATCAAGACGATCCACAAGAAAATTTACCAAGACCAAGATAGAAGACTGGAAAATTGATAAGATACTTGCAGCAGCTGACACTGCACCAACTGCAGGAAACTTTCAAGGTTTGAAGATATACTATGTCAAAAACAATACTACTAAGGAGGCACTAGTTGAGGCTGCAAACAAGCAGCCATACGTCAATGCTCCTGTAGTATTGGTGTTCTGTATGGATCCATCTAGAGTCAAACTAAAGTTTCCTCCAAATATCTTGGAAAAGTTTTCGATGCAGGATGCAACACTTGCAGCATCATATGCGCAGATTGCTGCTGCAGGATTGGGTTTGAGCTCAATATGGATAGGAATGATTGATGAGGAAAAGGTAAAGTCGATTCTTGGAACTGATCTAAGACCCTCGTCGATTCTTTGCATTGGATATCCTGACAAGAAAAGGCCTCCAAAGTCAAGACGAAAACTCAAGGAACTAATCGAAGTCATAGAATGA
- a CDS encoding bifunctional metallophosphatase/5'-nucleotidase produces the protein MHVESKIDIKMLESHDISSIEKINKLLDKNPKGVLIHITDTYFIEESSVNGIIDLPGFARFLSMIDNIRSNPTIKKNKTPVLVLHGGDFLYPSLMSLYFQGSQMIDVLNLCRFNYCTLGNHDFEGGTNVLKTRMSEALFEIICVNIKNPKNKKILEISDYVTAENNRAKPFAAITGVAGKATLRKAKQNGFVTTTAKTSLKQTISKIKKNHPEVNYLIILSHMSNKEDVNLERWLAKNWDGYLYLLGGHDHNEILRYDKENPKSILLKGQSNCRTVQIIGIPRVSDLKKTDQLSRQVVVISSAELSKFHPEAKMQKKIMQWESDLERHIDKIKSKLIIKQFKTDVILDATELQLRKGSTNFGNFVADCILKFTDSDIVFINSGHFRGDRKIGNVIRMLDLYRVFVLDKKDSLVKIAMTRTECIKFLRHAYSEEGRGKILQVSKNTYKILQESKSEEKLSVTMLWDMIKTNDDGFTTLLAKSRKTTIENIITKLEKNIIPNSSLFEVIKKSSKYVEYDPSMRISLEKIRLLKN, from the coding sequence TTGCATGTTGAATCTAAAATAGACATAAAGATGTTAGAATCCCACGATATATCAAGTATTGAGAAGATCAATAAACTTTTAGACAAAAATCCAAAGGGGGTTTTGATTCATATCACTGATACTTATTTCATAGAAGAATCAAGCGTGAATGGGATTATAGATCTTCCGGGATTTGCAAGATTTCTTTCTATGATAGACAACATAAGATCAAATCCTACCATTAAAAAAAATAAAACCCCTGTACTTGTTTTACATGGAGGTGATTTTTTGTATCCCTCACTCATGAGTCTTTATTTTCAAGGAAGTCAGATGATAGATGTTTTGAATCTATGCAGATTTAATTACTGCACTTTGGGCAATCATGACTTTGAGGGAGGTACAAATGTACTGAAAACAAGAATGTCTGAAGCATTATTTGAAATCATATGTGTAAACATAAAGAATCCAAAAAATAAAAAAATTCTGGAAATTTCAGATTATGTAACAGCTGAGAATAATCGAGCAAAACCATTTGCAGCAATAACAGGCGTTGCTGGAAAAGCCACACTTAGAAAAGCAAAGCAAAATGGTTTTGTAACAACCACTGCAAAAACATCACTAAAGCAAACAATATCCAAGATCAAAAAAAATCATCCTGAAGTTAATTATTTAATTATTTTATCGCATATGAGTAACAAAGAAGATGTCAACCTAGAAAGATGGCTTGCCAAAAACTGGGATGGTTATCTATACTTGCTTGGAGGTCATGATCACAACGAAATCTTAAGATATGACAAAGAAAATCCAAAATCAATTCTTTTGAAGGGACAATCAAATTGTAGAACAGTACAGATTATCGGAATTCCTAGAGTTTCTGATCTTAAAAAAACAGATCAGTTATCAAGACAAGTAGTTGTAATAAGTTCTGCAGAATTGTCAAAATTTCATCCTGAAGCAAAAATGCAAAAAAAAATAATGCAATGGGAGTCAGATCTTGAGAGACATATAGATAAAATAAAATCCAAATTGATCATCAAGCAATTCAAAACAGATGTAATTCTTGATGCAACAGAACTACAATTAAGAAAAGGTTCCACAAATTTTGGCAATTTTGTTGCAGATTGTATATTGAAGTTTACAGACTCAGACATTGTGTTTATCAATTCTGGTCATTTCAGAGGAGACCGAAAAATAGGAAATGTCATTCGGATGCTGGATCTTTATCGAGTGTTTGTCTTGGACAAAAAAGATTCACTTGTGAAAATAGCCATGACTCGAACAGAATGTATTAAATTTCTAAGACATGCATATTCAGAAGAAGGACGTGGAAAGATACTACAAGTATCAAAAAACACATACAAAATTTTGCAAGAATCAAAATCCGAAGAGAAATTATCAGTCACAATGTTGTGGGATATGATAAAAACAAATGATGATGGTTTTACAACACTTTTGGCCAAAAGTAGGAAAACTACCATTGAGAACATCATTACCAAACTTGAAAAAAACATAATTCCAAACTCTTCTCTTTTTGAAGTTATAAAAAAATCATCAAAATACGTAGAATATGATCCTAGTATGAGAATTTCTTTAGAAAAGATCAGACTTTTGAAGAATTAA
- a CDS encoding DUF1059 domain-containing protein: MVIVRCNECGFDCDYAATGNIEKIIFDYWDHMNKEHGIEYSLETLEKYIKKKIPAQIPAN; encoded by the coding sequence ATGGTCATTGTTAGATGTAATGAATGTGGGTTTGATTGTGATTATGCCGCAACAGGAAATATTGAAAAAATAATATTTGATTATTGGGATCACATGAATAAAGAACATGGGATTGAGTATTCTCTAGAGACCCTAGAAAAATACATAAAAAAGAAAATCCCAGCTCAAATTCCAGCTAATTAG
- a CDS encoding M10 family metallopeptidase domain-containing protein has translation MGFHVQNLDFLYKTWDLDQVLRHENGHKLGLPHSPNNQRLMSGNYEVMNEWIDEETEERLLAKYNKRNLTSKDLVRLIALSRRRTETY, from the coding sequence ATGGGATTCCATGTACAAAACCTAGATTTTTTGTATAAGACATGGGATCTTGATCAGGTTCTTAGACATGAAAATGGTCACAAGCTTGGATTACCCCATTCACCTAACAATCAACGTTTGATGAGTGGTAATTACGAAGTAATGAATGAGTGGATAGATGAAGAGACAGAAGAAAGATTATTGGCAAAATATAACAAAAGAAATCTTACAAGCAAGGATCTAGTCAGACTAATTGCACTTTCCAGAAGAAGAACCGAAACGTATTAA